One genomic window of Halolamina sediminis includes the following:
- the hemB gene encoding porphobilinogen synthase produces the protein MEQIPRPGRDDARRPRRLRADGVRSLVSETSLDATDLIAPVFVDATTDERVPIESMPGHERVPVDDAVARVEEVLETGVEAVMVFGIPEFKDGRGTRAYAENGVVQRAVREITEETDAYVITDVCLCEYTDHGHCGVVEGDAEEDPHLTVRNDESVELLAETAVSHAEAGADMVAPSASLDGMVGAIREGLDDAGFRNLPIMSYAAKYESAFYGPFRDAADGAPAFGDRRHYQMDPGNAREARREVELDVEEGADVLMVKPALPYLDVVTDVRREHDHPVAAYNVSGEYAMLHAAAEKGWLDLDAVAQESLLSIKRAGADLILTYFAEDVAESL, from the coding sequence ATGGAGCAGATCCCTCGCCCCGGCCGCGACGACGCCCGCCGTCCGCGGCGCCTGCGGGCCGACGGCGTCCGGTCGCTCGTCTCGGAGACCAGCCTCGACGCGACAGACCTGATCGCACCCGTGTTCGTCGACGCGACGACCGACGAACGCGTCCCGATCGAGTCGATGCCCGGCCACGAGCGCGTCCCCGTCGACGACGCCGTCGCCCGTGTCGAGGAGGTGCTGGAAACGGGCGTCGAGGCGGTGATGGTGTTCGGCATCCCGGAGTTCAAGGACGGCCGCGGCACCCGCGCCTACGCCGAGAACGGCGTCGTCCAGCGCGCCGTCCGGGAGATCACCGAGGAGACGGACGCCTACGTCATCACGGACGTCTGTCTCTGTGAGTACACCGACCACGGCCACTGCGGGGTCGTTGAGGGCGACGCCGAGGAGGACCCACACCTGACCGTCCGGAACGACGAGAGCGTCGAACTGCTCGCCGAGACTGCGGTCTCCCACGCCGAGGCGGGCGCGGACATGGTCGCCCCCTCCGCCAGCCTCGACGGAATGGTGGGTGCGATCCGTGAGGGGCTCGACGACGCGGGGTTCCGGAACCTCCCGATCATGTCCTACGCCGCGAAGTACGAGTCCGCGTTCTACGGCCCGTTCCGCGACGCCGCCGACGGCGCGCCAGCCTTCGGCGACCGCCGACACTACCAGATGGACCCCGGCAACGCGCGGGAGGCCCGCCGCGAGGTCGAACTCGACGTGGAGGAGGGGGCGGACGTCCTGATGGTCAAGCCCGCGCTGCCGTACCTTGACGTGGTCACGGACGTGCGCCGCGAGCACGACCACCCCGTGGCGGCGTACAACGTCTCCGGCGAGTACGCGATGCTGCACGCCGCCGCCGAAAAGGGGTGGCTCGATCTGGACGCCGTGGCTCAGGAGTCGCTGCTGTCGATCAAGCGCGCCGGTGCGGACCTGATCCTCACGTACTTCGCCGAGGACGTGGCGGAGTCGCTCTGA
- a CDS encoding universal stress protein: MEPFDRVLVAVDGSEESTRAVEYAVAVADTYDAAVHVVYVLGESVADNYESEGYAETAEELAAERGVEIEASTVSGFSKNRLSQHPGSVVLDTAEEVGADFLVVPREPQTGTRAAVLEKTAEYVLRYASQPVLSV; encoded by the coding sequence ATGGAGCCGTTCGACCGCGTACTCGTCGCCGTCGACGGGAGCGAGGAGTCGACCCGGGCCGTCGAGTACGCCGTGGCGGTCGCCGACACGTACGACGCCGCGGTCCACGTCGTCTACGTACTCGGCGAGAGCGTCGCCGACAACTACGAGTCGGAGGGGTACGCCGAGACCGCCGAGGAGCTCGCCGCCGAACGCGGCGTCGAGATCGAGGCCTCGACGGTCTCGGGGTTCTCGAAGAACCGTCTCAGCCAACACCCCGGCAGCGTCGTCCTCGACACCGCCGAGGAGGTCGGGGCGGACTTTCTCGTCGTTCCGCGGGAGCCACAGACCGGTACCCGCGCAGCCGTCCTGGAGAAAACGGCGGAGTACGTGCTTCGCTACGCGAGTCAGCCGGTGCTCTCGGTCTGA
- a CDS encoding GNAT family N-acetyltransferase has translation MTGPQRYPDDAVGELPTPPRTVEDADGRQIRLRADDGSESDREALRAMYEAFDPADRAQGIPPSRPSQLEDWLDRILDGGCYNVFALDGDDVVGHVTLVPENGTESPYELAIFVLQSHQGAGIGTALIETALGYGAEQGITKVWLTVERWNRAAVGLYEKIGFETTDAESFELEMAIRLDAQTESTG, from the coding sequence ATGACCGGACCACAGCGCTACCCCGACGACGCCGTCGGGGAGCTCCCGACGCCGCCCCGAACAGTCGAGGACGCGGACGGCCGACAGATCCGGCTCCGTGCCGACGACGGCAGCGAGAGCGACCGCGAGGCGCTGCGGGCGATGTACGAGGCGTTCGACCCGGCCGACCGGGCACAGGGGATCCCCCCGAGTCGCCCCTCACAGCTGGAGGACTGGCTCGACCGCATCCTCGACGGAGGCTGCTACAACGTGTTCGCGCTCGACGGCGACGACGTGGTCGGCCACGTGACGCTGGTGCCCGAGAACGGGACGGAGTCGCCGTACGAGCTCGCGATCTTCGTGCTCCAGTCCCACCAAGGGGCGGGGATCGGCACCGCGCTGATCGAGACGGCGCTGGGCTACGGCGCCGAGCAGGGGATCACGAAAGTGTGGCTCACTGTCGAGCGCTGGAACCGCGCCGCTGTCGGGCTGTACGAGAAGATCGGGTTCGAGACGACCGACGCCGAGAGCTTCGAGTTGGAGATGGCGATCCGGCTCGACGCTCAGACCGAGAGCACCGGCTGA
- a CDS encoding universal stress protein: MKVLLGIGGSDDSIRALERVVERAAAVDDELTIAIVENPRSPRSRDAVAERAREELDTAGIDAEIRQVDGDPGSELVDMAEREGFDEIALGGGQTSPMGKINVGSIAEFVLLNAHTTVRLVR, from the coding sequence ATGAAGGTGCTGCTCGGTATCGGCGGGAGCGACGACTCGATCCGGGCGCTGGAGCGCGTGGTCGAGCGCGCGGCGGCGGTCGACGACGAGCTCACGATCGCGATCGTCGAGAACCCTCGGTCGCCCCGTTCGCGCGACGCGGTCGCCGAGCGAGCACGCGAGGAGCTCGACACCGCCGGCATCGACGCGGAGATCCGACAGGTCGACGGCGACCCGGGGAGCGAACTGGTCGATATGGCCGAGCGCGAGGGGTTCGACGAGATCGCGCTGGGCGGCGGCCAGACCAGCCCGATGGGGAAGATCAACGTCGGCAGCATCGCGGAGTTCGTCCTGCTGAACGCCCACACGACGGTCAGGCTGGTCCGCTGA
- a CDS encoding DUF5806 family protein — MSDDPMPPGTEADGDDATDREFEAKRETTADSAENGAGDESPTTSRDVELPEDVPEDVAEYERFTKMDRADYDRVNEFLRDRTYITAREWAIARLCADFRTETGVEMTKIGENLPRLVPFMTDTYTPQAVNQARASFEEKVTKAGATFLYGAMSGFYTAEELDETMYEVTEIAKFLLEVEGVDLSVEEELEAEDEISRVMREVREASAEVRGEEVKCPECGHVHETE, encoded by the coding sequence ATGAGCGACGATCCGATGCCGCCGGGGACGGAGGCCGACGGCGACGACGCGACCGACCGGGAGTTCGAGGCGAAGCGGGAGACGACGGCCGATTCCGCCGAGAACGGGGCCGGCGACGAGAGCCCGACGACCTCCCGCGACGTGGAGCTCCCGGAGGACGTGCCCGAGGACGTGGCCGAGTACGAGCGCTTCACCAAGATGGACCGCGCGGACTACGACCGCGTCAACGAGTTCCTGCGCGATCGGACGTACATTACCGCCCGCGAGTGGGCGATCGCCCGGCTCTGTGCGGACTTCCGGACCGAGACCGGCGTCGAGATGACCAAGATCGGCGAGAACCTCCCGCGGCTGGTGCCCTTTATGACCGACACGTACACCCCGCAGGCGGTGAATCAGGCCCGCGCCTCCTTCGAGGAGAAGGTGACCAAGGCGGGTGCGACGTTCCTCTACGGCGCGATGTCGGGCTTTTACACCGCCGAGGAGCTCGACGAGACGATGTACGAGGTGACCGAGATCGCGAAGTTCCTGCTGGAGGTCGAGGGGGTGGATCTCTCCGTCGAGGAGGAACTGGAGGCAGAAGACGAGATCTCGCGGGTGATGCGTGAGGTGCGGGAGGCGTCGGCGGAGGTGCGCGGCGAGGAGGTGAAGTGCCCGGAGTGCGGGCACGTTCACGAGACGGAGTAG
- a CDS encoding aminopeptidase, whose protein sequence is MDERVREHARTLVDWSARIEAGDDVVLSVAEGAHELAVAVAEELGERDANVVTLYGSDEVDRAYTRAHSGEFDEDPEYERALYEHADAVLRLGGGRNTTEGADVPAEKRQAKGRARQGIREARMDTDWVSTVHPTRALAQQAGMSYAEYQQFVYDAVLRDWEELADEMAKMKALLDDGSEVRIVKEDTDLTMSIEERTAVNSAASVAYDSHNLPSGEVFTAPHATEGEVFFDVPMTINSQRVRNVHLTFEDGEVVDFAAEQNEDAIAEVLDTDEGARRLGELGIGMNRGIDRFTDSILFDEKMGDTVHLALGRAYESNFPEGSEDEANDSAVHVDMITDMSEDSRMEVDGEVVQRNGTFQWE, encoded by the coding sequence ATGGACGAACGAGTCCGCGAGCACGCGAGGACGCTGGTCGACTGGAGCGCCCGGATCGAGGCGGGCGACGACGTGGTGCTCTCCGTCGCCGAGGGGGCCCACGAGCTCGCCGTCGCGGTCGCCGAGGAGCTCGGCGAGCGCGACGCGAACGTCGTCACGCTGTACGGCTCCGACGAGGTGGATCGGGCGTACACGCGGGCCCACAGCGGCGAGTTCGACGAGGACCCCGAGTACGAGCGGGCGCTGTACGAGCACGCCGACGCGGTGCTCCGCCTCGGCGGCGGCCGGAACACGACCGAGGGCGCCGACGTGCCCGCGGAGAAGCGACAGGCCAAGGGCCGGGCCCGGCAGGGAATCCGCGAGGCGCGGATGGACACCGACTGGGTGTCGACGGTTCACCCCACCCGCGCGCTGGCCCAGCAGGCCGGCATGAGCTACGCGGAGTACCAGCAGTTCGTCTACGACGCCGTCCTGCGTGACTGGGAGGAGCTCGCCGACGAGATGGCGAAGATGAAGGCGCTGCTGGACGACGGGAGCGAAGTCCGAATCGTCAAGGAGGATACGGATCTCACGATGTCGATCGAGGAGCGGACCGCAGTGAACTCCGCGGCGAGCGTCGCGTACGATTCCCACAACCTCCCCTCCGGCGAGGTGTTCACCGCGCCCCACGCCACTGAAGGTGAGGTGTTCTTCGACGTGCCGATGACGATCAACAGCCAGCGCGTGCGGAACGTCCACCTCACCTTCGAGGACGGCGAGGTCGTCGACTTCGCGGCCGAGCAGAACGAGGACGCGATCGCGGAGGTGCTCGACACCGACGAGGGCGCGAGGCGGCTCGGCGAACTCGGGATCGGGATGAACCGCGGCATCGACCGCTTCACCGACAGCATCCTCTTCGACGAGAAGATGGGCGATACGGTGCATCTGGCGCTCGGGCGGGCCTACGAGTCGAACTTCCCCGAGGGCAGCGAGGACGAGGCGAACGACTCGGCGGTCCACGTCGACATGATCACCGACATGAGCGAGGACTCGCGGATGGAGGTGGACGGCGAGGTGGTGCAGCGTAACGGGACGTTCCAGTGGGAGTAG
- the gnd gene encoding phosphogluconate dehydrogenase (NAD(+)-dependent, decarboxylating): MAGGRPGSAKYPWDAGDPRGARDRNGYTRSLTASGMELGVIGLGRMGQIVVDRALDAGHDVVAFDLSAEATAEAAEAGATAADSVADLCDRLGAEKRIWLMVPAGDPVDATLADLEPHVGEDDVIVDGGNSHFEASVRRAEEVDAAYLDCGTSGGPAGAHLGFSLMIGGPEWAYEAMVPVFDAVATGNAGHDHMGPSGSGHYVKMIHNGVEYALMQAYGEGFELLANGRYDLDLEAVARTWNNGAVIRSWLLELCEEAFREEGNDLGDVADHVAGGSTGTWTVQEALEQETPVPLIYQALAERFGSRAPEEGRFSRRLANRLRYGFGRHDVKRE, from the coding sequence ATGGCGGGAGGTCGGCCCGGGAGCGCAAAATACCCGTGGGACGCCGGCGACCCCCGCGGCGCTCGGGACCGCAACGGCTACACGCGTTCCCTCACAGCCTCCGGTATGGAACTGGGCGTCATCGGACTCGGACGGATGGGACAGATCGTCGTCGACCGGGCTCTCGACGCGGGCCACGACGTGGTGGCGTTCGACCTGAGCGCGGAGGCGACCGCCGAGGCCGCCGAGGCGGGCGCGACCGCCGCCGACAGCGTTGCGGACCTCTGTGACCGACTGGGCGCGGAGAAACGGATCTGGCTGATGGTGCCGGCGGGCGACCCCGTCGACGCCACGCTCGCGGATCTGGAGCCCCACGTCGGGGAGGACGACGTGATCGTCGACGGCGGGAACTCCCACTTCGAGGCGTCGGTCCGCCGCGCGGAGGAGGTCGACGCTGCCTACCTCGACTGCGGCACCTCCGGCGGCCCCGCGGGCGCACACCTCGGCTTCTCGCTGATGATCGGCGGGCCCGAGTGGGCGTACGAGGCGATGGTGCCCGTCTTCGACGCCGTCGCGACCGGGAACGCCGGCCACGACCACATGGGTCCCTCGGGGTCGGGCCACTACGTGAAGATGATCCACAACGGCGTCGAGTACGCGCTGATGCAGGCCTACGGCGAGGGGTTCGAACTGCTCGCGAACGGGCGCTACGACCTCGACCTCGAAGCCGTCGCGCGAACGTGGAACAACGGCGCCGTGATCCGCTCGTGGCTGCTCGAACTCTGCGAGGAGGCGTTCCGCGAGGAGGGGAACGATCTCGGCGACGTCGCCGACCACGTCGCCGGCGGCTCGACGGGGACCTGGACGGTCCAGGAGGCGCTGGAGCAGGAGACACCGGTGCCGCTGATCTATCAGGCGCTGGCCGAGCGGTTCGGCTCGCGGGCGCCCGAGGAGGGACGGTTCTCCCGGCGGCTGGCGAACCGGCTGCGCTACGGGTTCGGGCGGCACGACGTGAAGCGAGAGTAG
- a CDS encoding ABC transporter permease has protein sequence MSWEAVARKDFRDAVRSRWLWVLSALSILVFAGAAIGRLYVGGGSQQESAAILRGFLFYLKQGTAILIPLTALVVAYGSITREQESGTIKLLLSLPHSRDDVVLGKFLGRSAVVSLPVLIGFFVALLALLPAASGLDILVYVEFALLTALLGVVFVGIAVGVSAAANTNQQALVGAGGLFATFWFLWNFFVTGVNRAATELFGLSTPQQFQLRLAMKILNPIQAYKSLVDSLFMSDLEARIRMFSLLLGMIPNQQAARALGPELSPVFSDAVVLLAMLLWLAIPLAVGIVWFRDADL, from the coding sequence ATGAGCTGGGAGGCCGTCGCCCGGAAGGACTTCCGCGATGCGGTGCGCTCCCGGTGGCTCTGGGTGCTGTCGGCGCTGTCGATCCTCGTGTTCGCCGGCGCCGCGATCGGGCGGCTCTACGTCGGCGGGGGCAGCCAGCAGGAATCGGCGGCGATCCTCCGGGGCTTCCTGTTCTACCTCAAGCAGGGGACCGCGATCCTGATCCCGCTGACGGCGCTCGTCGTCGCCTACGGCTCGATCACCCGCGAGCAGGAGTCGGGCACGATCAAGCTACTGCTCTCGCTGCCCCACTCGCGTGACGACGTGGTGCTCGGGAAGTTCCTCGGCCGCAGTGCGGTCGTCAGCCTGCCGGTGTTGATCGGCTTCTTCGTCGCGCTGCTCGCGCTGCTGCCGGCGGCGTCGGGGCTGGACATCCTCGTCTACGTCGAGTTCGCGCTGCTGACCGCGCTGCTGGGGGTCGTGTTCGTCGGCATCGCCGTCGGCGTCTCCGCGGCCGCAAACACGAACCAGCAGGCGCTGGTCGGCGCTGGCGGGCTGTTCGCGACGTTCTGGTTCCTCTGGAACTTCTTCGTCACCGGCGTCAACCGCGCGGCGACGGAGCTGTTCGGCCTCTCGACGCCCCAGCAGTTCCAGCTCCGGCTCGCGATGAAGATCCTCAACCCGATTCAAGCGTACAAGTCGCTGGTCGACAGCCTGTTCATGAGTGATCTGGAGGCCCGCATCCGGATGTTCAGCCTGCTGCTGGGGATGATCCCGAACCAGCAGGCCGCACGGGCGCTCGGCCCCGAACTCTCGCCGGTGTTCTCCGACGCTGTCGTCCTGCTCGCGATGCTGCTCTGGCTGGCGATCCCGCTCGCGGTGGGGATCGTCTGGTTCCGGGACGCCGACCTGTAG
- a CDS encoding ABC transporter ATP-binding protein, translating into MAAIELDGVTKRFGDVTAVDGLDLTVEEGEVFGFLGPNGAGKSTTINVLLDFVRPTAGRVEVLGMDPQRDSVAVRDRTGVLPEGFSVYERLTGREHLEFAIESKDADADPDAVLDRVGLAGDGDRKAGGYSKGMAQRLALGMALVGDPDLLILDEPSSGLDPAGAKEMRDIVREEAERGATVFFSSHVLGQVEAVCDSVGILRKGELVAKDSVEGLREAVGTGATLEITASGVADDDLDAVRALDGVDAASTDGATVTVQCDPEAKTAVIGALEDAGVAVEDFSTRESSLEDLFLAYTEGDTPDDGGAAEEVGS; encoded by the coding sequence ATGGCTGCCATCGAACTCGACGGGGTGACGAAACGGTTCGGCGACGTGACCGCCGTCGACGGGCTCGATCTGACGGTGGAGGAGGGCGAGGTGTTCGGCTTCCTCGGTCCGAACGGGGCCGGGAAGTCGACGACGATCAACGTCCTGCTCGACTTCGTCCGCCCCACCGCGGGGCGGGTGGAAGTGCTCGGAATGGATCCCCAGCGCGACAGCGTCGCGGTCCGGGACCGTACGGGCGTGCTCCCGGAGGGGTTCTCCGTGTACGAGCGCCTCACGGGGCGCGAACATCTGGAGTTCGCGATCGAGTCCAAGGACGCCGACGCCGACCCGGACGCCGTGCTCGATCGCGTCGGCCTCGCCGGCGACGGCGACCGCAAGGCCGGCGGCTACTCGAAGGGGATGGCCCAGCGCCTCGCGCTTGGGATGGCGCTGGTGGGCGACCCCGACCTACTGATCCTCGACGAGCCCTCCTCCGGGCTCGACCCCGCGGGGGCGAAGGAGATGCGCGATATCGTCCGCGAGGAAGCCGAGCGCGGCGCGACGGTGTTCTTCTCCAGCCACGTGCTCGGGCAGGTGGAAGCGGTCTGTGACAGCGTGGGGATCCTCCGCAAGGGGGAGCTCGTCGCCAAGGACTCCGTCGAGGGGCTGCGCGAGGCGGTCGGCACCGGCGCGACGCTAGAGATCACTGCGAGCGGCGTGGCGGACGACGATCTCGACGCGGTGCGCGCGCTCGACGGCGTCGACGCCGCCTCGACCGACGGCGCGACCGTGACGGTCCAGTGCGATCCCGAAGCCAAAACCGCGGTCATCGGCGCGCTCGAGGATGCCGGCGTCGCCGTCGAGGACTTCTCGACCCGCGAGTCGTCGCTCGAGGACCTGTTCCTCGCGTACACCGAGGGTGATACACCCGACGATGGTGGGGCGGCCGAGGAGGTGGGGTCATGA
- a CDS encoding excinuclease ABC subunit C — MDASEVRARAGDLPREPGVYQFLERGDDADTVLYVGKAVDIRDRVRSYADHRGGEAASSRANGEAVSGPRSDRIRKMVGRADAIDTAVTDTETQALLLEANLIKRHQPRYNVRLKDDKSYPLVQLTNHEYPRIEITRDPDDAATVFGPYTRKDEVETVVKAIRETYGLRGCSDHKFRNRDRPCLDHEMGLCSAPCVDAIGAESYAEDVSSAIRFFEGETGILADPLRREMEQAAQAEEFERAANARDRLETVEAFHGEGGEAVSSPGSRRELDVLAAVVEGGDATVARLHADAGQLVDRSRHRLDAPEGEDRVASLLSAFLTQYYAERELPDAILLSERPDDEDVLGWLESAGVDVSVPGAGREGKLVELALKNARSGVGGADDPVGALGQALDIPRPERIEGFDVSHAQGKAVVGSDVCFVDGSAENSDYRRKKLPERNDDYANMRELVRWRAERAVDGRDDRPDPDLLLIDGGEGQLGAAMDALDEVGWEVPCIALAKSEELVVTPDGVAERSSAASQASPDNVERFDDDASHLHLLQRVRDEAHRFAVQYHQSVRDEVATALDEVEGVGPETRRRLLRRFGSIDAIRDAGEPALLDVEGVGPTTAERIDRRL; from the coding sequence ATGGACGCGAGCGAGGTCCGAGCGCGCGCCGGCGACCTCCCTCGGGAGCCGGGCGTCTACCAGTTCCTCGAACGCGGCGACGACGCCGACACGGTTCTCTACGTCGGCAAGGCCGTCGACATCCGCGACCGCGTGCGCTCCTACGCGGACCACCGAGGCGGCGAAGCCGCCTCGAGCCGCGCGAACGGCGAAGCCGTGAGCGGACCGCGGAGCGACCGCATCCGGAAGATGGTCGGGCGCGCCGACGCGATCGACACCGCGGTCACGGACACCGAGACCCAGGCCCTCCTACTGGAGGCGAACCTGATCAAGCGCCACCAGCCGCGGTACAACGTCCGGCTGAAGGACGACAAGTCCTACCCGCTGGTCCAGCTCACCAACCACGAGTACCCCCGAATCGAGATCACCCGCGACCCCGACGACGCAGCGACCGTTTTCGGTCCCTACACCCGGAAGGACGAGGTCGAGACGGTCGTGAAGGCGATCCGGGAGACGTACGGGCTGCGGGGCTGTTCGGACCACAAGTTCCGCAACCGCGACCGGCCCTGCCTCGACCACGAGATGGGGCTCTGCTCGGCGCCCTGCGTCGACGCGATCGGCGCGGAAAGCTACGCGGAGGACGTGTCGAGCGCGATCCGCTTCTTCGAGGGCGAAACCGGGATCCTCGCCGACCCGCTGCGGCGGGAGATGGAGCAGGCCGCCCAAGCGGAGGAGTTCGAGCGTGCCGCCAACGCCCGGGATCGCCTCGAAACGGTCGAGGCGTTCCACGGCGAGGGCGGCGAGGCGGTCTCCTCGCCCGGAAGCCGTCGGGAACTCGACGTGCTCGCGGCGGTCGTCGAGGGCGGCGACGCGACTGTCGCGCGGCTCCACGCCGACGCCGGCCAGCTCGTCGACCGCTCGCGACACCGCCTCGACGCGCCCGAGGGCGAGGACCGCGTCGCGAGCCTGCTGTCGGCGTTCCTGACGCAGTACTACGCCGAACGGGAACTGCCCGACGCGATCCTGCTCTCCGAGCGGCCGGACGACGAGGACGTGCTCGGCTGGCTCGAGAGCGCGGGCGTCGACGTGTCGGTGCCCGGCGCGGGCCGTGAGGGGAAGCTCGTCGAGTTGGCGCTCAAGAACGCCCGCAGCGGCGTCGGCGGCGCGGACGACCCCGTGGGCGCGCTCGGGCAGGCGCTCGACATTCCCCGCCCGGAGCGCATCGAGGGGTTCGACGTGAGCCACGCCCAGGGGAAGGCGGTCGTCGGCAGCGACGTGTGTTTCGTCGACGGCAGCGCCGAGAACTCCGACTACCGCCGGAAGAAGCTGCCCGAACGCAACGACGACTACGCCAACATGCGCGAACTGGTGCGCTGGCGGGCCGAACGCGCCGTCGACGGGCGGGACGACCGGCCCGACCCGGACCTGCTGCTGATCGACGGCGGCGAGGGACAGTTGGGCGCCGCGATGGACGCGCTCGACGAGGTGGGCTGGGAGGTGCCCTGTATCGCGCTGGCGAAGTCAGAGGAGTTGGTGGTCACGCCCGACGGCGTCGCCGAGCGAAGCTCGGCTGCCAGTCAGGCGTCGCCTGACAACGTCGAGCGGTTCGACGACGACGCGTCCCACCTCCACCTGCTCCAGCGCGTCCGCGACGAGGCCCACCGCTTCGCGGTCCAGTACCACCAGAGCGTGCGCGACGAGGTGGCGACGGCGCTCGACGAAGTCGAGGGCGTCGGCCCCGAGACGCGCAGACGGCTGCTCCGCCGGTTCGGCTCGATCGACGCGATCCGCGATGCCGGCGAGCCGGCGCTTCTGGACGTGGAGGGCGTCGGGCCGACGACCGCCGAGCGGATCGACCGGCGGCTGTAA
- a CDS encoding COG1470 family protein, with protein MKRVILVTLLVALAGVPAAAAVAPIDGATDAPAPAVNDAVSTEQSDDGDGNYTRLYVDARESYLDLKPGESDTFTVVVENGEDESVDVNPHLFTSPTDRNPIKESWIEIDGPDSIDAGEEVEYEVSVSVPEDAEIARYSGAIAFTDQTVSTAGRPDRPVHAAHTSVTVWKEPTVQILSETYIHTQVEAGDSISKQIVIENTGDESVPLSPERAEQRGRCYGTHCPQQVDQSWIDVDAPSQIAPGETATVTVTISPDADAERGRYDTSLDLGLQDPNRRDDNNYWQEVSLSFVVWEQPEEAYEAEFDVSERTDNVTLTLNPQNRRTAENAEAASFDVTFVSPDGERIEAERVEVSQSGYVDLGSSPQRGASQDGPYATNGGQTEFVYELEEPAAGEWTAEIMPDNTMGFQYEITQNESDDELDESDE; from the coding sequence ATGAAACGAGTCATACTCGTCACGTTACTCGTCGCGCTGGCCGGCGTGCCAGCCGCGGCGGCAGTCGCACCGATCGACGGCGCGACCGACGCACCGGCCCCCGCAGTCAACGACGCCGTCTCCACCGAGCAGAGTGACGACGGCGACGGGAACTACACGCGGCTCTACGTCGACGCCCGGGAGAGCTACCTCGACCTCAAGCCCGGTGAGAGCGACACGTTCACCGTCGTCGTCGAGAACGGCGAGGACGAGTCGGTCGACGTGAACCCCCACCTGTTCACGTCGCCGACCGACCGCAACCCGATCAAGGAGTCGTGGATCGAGATCGACGGCCCCGACAGCATCGACGCTGGCGAGGAAGTCGAGTACGAAGTGAGCGTCTCCGTCCCCGAGGACGCCGAGATCGCGCGCTACTCCGGCGCGATCGCGTTCACCGACCAGACCGTCTCGACGGCCGGCCGGCCCGACCGCCCGGTCCACGCGGCCCACACGAGCGTCACCGTCTGGAAGGAGCCGACCGTGCAGATCCTCTCGGAGACGTACATCCACACGCAGGTCGAGGCTGGCGACTCGATCAGCAAGCAGATCGTGATCGAGAACACCGGCGACGAGTCGGTGCCGCTGAGCCCCGAGCGCGCCGAGCAGCGCGGCCGCTGCTACGGCACCCACTGCCCGCAGCAGGTCGACCAGTCCTGGATCGACGTCGACGCGCCGAGCCAGATCGCACCCGGTGAGACCGCGACCGTGACGGTCACGATCTCGCCGGACGCCGACGCCGAGCGCGGGCGCTACGACACCTCGCTCGACCTGGGGCTGCAGGACCCCAACCGCCGCGACGACAACAACTACTGGCAGGAGGTCAGCCTGAGCTTCGTCGTCTGGGAGCAGCCCGAGGAGGCCTACGAGGCCGAGTTCGACGTTTCCGAGCGGACCGACAACGTCACGCTGACGCTCAACCCCCAGAACCGCCGCACCGCCGAGAACGCCGAGGCCGCGAGCTTCGACGTGACGTTCGTCTCACCTGACGGCGAGCGAATCGAGGCCGAGCGCGTGGAGGTGAGCCAGAGCGGCTACGTCGACCTCGGCTCCTCGCCCCAGCGCGGCGCCTCGCAGGACGGTCCCTACGCCACCAACGGCGGGCAGACCGAGTTCGTCTACGAGCTCGAGGAGCCGGCCGCCGGCGAGTGGACCGCCGAGATCATGCCCGACAACACGATGGGGTTCCAGTACGAGATCACCCAGAACGAGTCCGACGACGAACTGGACGAGTCGGACGAGTAA